The following coding sequences lie in one Desmodus rotundus isolate HL8 chromosome 1, HLdesRot8A.1, whole genome shotgun sequence genomic window:
- the LOC112304517 gene encoding olfactory receptor 13D1-like, which produces MERTNWTEVEFILRGLSEYPRAEKALFVVCLVMYLVILLGNSTLVVLTLLDSRLHVPMYFFLGNLSFLDIWYTSSFIPSMLIHFLSKKKTISFTRCVVQMSVSYTMGSTECVLLAVMAYDRFVAICKPLRYPVIMSKALCIQMAALSWVLGFFNSLTETILAVRLPFCGKNVINHFVCEILAFVKLACTDISLNEITIMLGNVMFLFFPLLLICISYIFILSTVLRINSAEGRKKAFSTCSAHVTVVTMFYGTILFMYMKPKSKDSAFSKLIALFYGVVTPMLNPIIYSLRNTEVHGAMRKLMTRH; this is translated from the coding sequence ATGGAAAGGACCAACTGGACAGAGGTCGAGTTCATTCTGCGGGGACTTTCTGAGTACCCGAGAGCTGAAAAGGCCCTTTTTGTGGTGTGCTTGGTGATGTATCTGGTGATCCTCCTGGGGAACAGCACCTTGGTGGTCCTAACTCTCCTGGACTCCCGCCTCCATGtacccatgtacttcttccttgGTAATCTCTCCTTCCTAGACATTTGGTACACATCCTCCTTTATCCCCTCAATGTTGATACACTTCctgtcaaagaaaaaaaccatCTCCTTCACTAGATGTGTTGTTCAGATGTCTGTCTCCTACACTATGGGGTCCACAGAGTGTGTGCTCCTAGCAGTGATGGCATACGATCGGTTTGTGGCCATTTGCAAGCCTCTGAGGTACCCCGTCATCATGAGCAAGGCACTCTGCATTCAGATGGCTGCTCTGTCCTGGGTACTGGGCTTTTTCAACTCATTAACAGAGACTATTCTTGCAGTACGATTGCCCTTCTGTGGaaaaaatgtcattaatcatTTTGTTTGTGAAATATTGGCCTTTGTCAAGCTGGCTTGCACAGATATCTCCTTGAATGAGATTACTataatgttgggtaatgtaatgtttttgttttttccattgctgTTGATTTGTATCTCCTACATTTTCATCCTTTCTACTGTACTAAGAATCAattcagcagaaggaagaaaaaaggccTTTTCCACCTGCTCAGCCCACGTAACGGTGGTGACTATGTTTTATGGGACAATCCTTTTCATGTATATGAAGCCCAAGTCCAAAGATTCTGCTTTTAGCAAACTGATTGCCCTTTTCTATGGAGTAGTCACACCCATGCTCAATCCTATCATCTATAGTCTGAGGAATACGGAGGTGCATGGAGCTATGAGAAAATTGATGACTAGACACTGA